The proteins below are encoded in one region of Cygnus olor isolate bCygOlo1 chromosome 19, bCygOlo1.pri.v2, whole genome shotgun sequence:
- the GOLGA2 gene encoding golgin subfamily A member 2 isoform X7, with amino-acid sequence MADGSRQSKLAAAKKKLKEYQQKNSPGATAGAKKKRKTKEGSRPETPTNDDRQSPENAYFDSDVATRNAEQLAADVPVLSNSNSLPSCGSVLPAPGSMQLTQIHEAEDHKNALDENRSLSSTESLRQLSEQLNGLVSQSTSYVNGESAISSTNIKEMEKQQNQEAMNQLEKEKKEFEQKFSKEQAALREQLQVHIQTIGILVSEKSELQTALGHTQQAARQKSGEAEDLAARLQSSRQRVSELERTLSSISMQQKQSEKHNKELVKERDNLKLELYKHSKGSEEIKQQNSELSEKLRSLVSENSAMKLDMEDLHKKLEMAELMIQQFSNQSGNLDVNQQLQMALEERASLETQIAQLSESLHQLQTERDQYVEKLKEEGSIWQQRVQQLAEQVHTMAEEKEKHMAQIRELEANVTELLSKSAVKPMDIEPSSPAGPTEAELSLQEEIQRLQQEKEELHGQYQAQVRDNEQLSHLNREQEERLLELEKAVQRYNEESVDRQQILENIQSDKATISRALSQNRELKEQLAELQNGFVRLTNENMEVTSALQSEQHVKKELAKKLGQLQENLGELKETLELKTQEAQALQEQRDQYYSHLQQYTVAYQQVAAEKEELHKQYLLQTQLMDRLQHEEVQGKVTVEMHLKELQQTKESLEAVAKENKELQAQISQLAAELDDKMLHRLEGDGVESEAMTEEIQKPSLVIPEKFESHEEMVAFLMSAMSQVEKEREDMRQQLAAQKQQCRSLLQQIAALRQEQQHNVLSGDSTMDTVPVEVHEALKTAMEKLQSRFTDLMREKADLKERLEELEHRCIQLSGETDTIGEYIALYQSQRAILKQRHQEKEEYISRLAQDKEEMKVKLLELQDLVMRLVRERNEWYSKYVAAAQNPELLAGQNESVLPVERRIELNATDGEGLREVNLSDEAEQEAAALHQSSFSPIDTKAAQPSQDDPTAKQIMQLLREIQNPQERVGSLLENPCIPFFYRADENDEVKIMVV; translated from the exons ATGGCGGacggcagcaggcagagcaagcTGGCGGCGGCCAAGAAGAAG ctgaagGAATATCAGCAGAAGAATAGCCCTGGAGCAACTGCGGGAGCCAAGAAAAAACGAAAAACTAAAGAAGGAAGTAGGCCCGAGACTCCCACAAATGATGACAGACAGTCTCCAGAGAAC GCGTACTTTGACAGTGATGTTGCCACTCGTAACGCTGAACAGCTTGCTGCCGATGTCCCTGTGCTATCTAACAGCAACAGTCTACCTAGTTGTGGTTCTGTTCTGCCTGCTCCCGGGAGCATGCAGCTGACACAG ATTCATGAAGCTGAGGAtcataaaaatgctttggaTGAGAACAG GTCTCTCTCGTCAACAGAAAGTCTCCGCCAGTTGTCTGAACAACTCAATGGCCTGGTTTCTCAG tctACATCATACGTGAATGGGGAAAGTGCTATTTCTTCCACAAATATTAAGGAAATGGAA AAACAACAGAACCAAGAAGCAATGAATCAGCTGGAGAAG gaaaagaaggagtTTGAACAGAAGTTTTCTAAAGAGCAAGCAGCACTGAGGGAACAGCTACAG gtTCATATCCAGACGATTGGAATTCTGGTTTCTGAGAAGTCTGAGTTGCAGACAGCCCTTGGACATACTCAACAAGCTGCACGGCAGAAATCAG GAGAAGCTGAAGACCTTGCTGCTCGTTTACAGTCATCTCGCCAGAGGGTGTCAGAGCTAGAACGCACTTTGTCCTCCATCTCTATGCAGCAAAAACAGTCAGAGAAG catAATAAAGAGTTAGTGAAGGAGCGAGACAACCTGAAACTAGAACTGTACAAACACAG cAAGGGCAGTgaggaaataaagcagcaaaactcGGAACTGTCAGAGAAACTCCGCTCCCTGGTTTCTGAGAACTCAGCTATGAAGTTGGATATGGAGGACTTGCATAAGAAACTGGAAATGGCTGAGCTGATGATTCAGCAG TTCTCTAATCAGTCAGGGAATCTGGATGTAAACCAGCAGTTGCAGATGGCACTGGAGGAGAGGGCAAGCCTGGAAACCCAGATTGCTCAG CTCTCGGAGTCGCTTCACCAGCTCCAGACAGAAAGAGATCAGTATGTAGAGAAACTGAAGGAAGAGGGGAGCATTTGGCAGCAGCGAGTACAGCAGCTCGCTGAGCAG GTCCACACAatggcagaggagaaggagaagcatATGGCCCAAATTCGAGAGCTAGAAGCCAATGTTACAGAGCTGTTAAGCAAATCAG CAGTAAAACCCATGGATATTGAGCCTTCCTCACCAGCAGGGCCTACAGAAGCTGAGTTGAGTCTGCAGGAAGAGATCCAgcggctgcagcaggagaaggaggaactGCATGGGCAATACCAGGCCCAGGTCCGGGACAACGAGCAACTGAGCCACCTCAACCGGGAGCAGGAGGAGCGGCTGCTGGAGCTCGAGAAGGCCGTGCAGCGCTACAACGAGGAGTCTGTGGACAGACAGCAGATCCTGGAGAACATACAGAGTGACAAGGCCACAATCAGCAGGGCACTGAGCCAAAATCGGGAGCTGAAGGAACAGCTGGCTGAACTGCAGAATGGGTTTGTCAGACTG ACAAACGAAAACATGGAGGTTACAAGTGCCCTACAGTCAGAGCAACATGTAAAGAAGGAGTTGGCCAAGAAGCttgggcagctgcaggagaaccTGGGGGAGCTCAAAGAGACA CTGGAACTGAAAACACAGGAGGctcaggctctgcaggagcagcgggACCAATACTACAGCCACTTACAACAGTATACTGTGGCATACCAGCAAGTGGCTGCTGAGAAGGAGGAGCTGCACAAACAGTACTTGCTTCAGACACAGCTTATGGATCGGCTGCAGCATGAGGAAGTTCAGGGGAAGGTGACAGTGGAAATGCACCTGAAGGAACTGCAGCAGACCAAG GAAAGTCTGGAAGCTGtagctaaggaaaacaaagagctgCAAGCTCAGATCAGTCAGTtagcagcagagctggatgACAAGATGTTGCACAGACTAGAAG GAGATGGAGTTGAAAGCGAAGCAATGACTGAGGAAATCCAAAAACCTTCATTAGTGATCCCAGAGAAGTTTGAAAGCCATGAAGAAATG GTTGCTTTCTTGATGTCTGCCATGTCTCAAGTGGAAAAGGAGCGAGAAGATATGAGGCAGCAACTGGCTGCTCAGAAACAGCAGTGCAGAAGCCTCTTGCAGCAAATAGCAGCTCTTCGGCAGGAGCAGCAACATAATGTGCTGAGTGGAG ATTCCACCATGGATACTGTTCCAGTGGAGGTTCACGAGGCTTTGAAAACTGCCATGGAGAAACTACAG TCCCGTTTCACAGATCTGATGCGTGAGAAAGCTGATCTGAAGGAACGGCTAGAAGAGTTAGAACATCGCTGCATACAGCTGTCTGGGGAAACAGACACCATTG GGGAGTATATTGCATTATACCAGAGTCAAAGGGCTATCCTCAAACAGCGGCACCAGGAGAAAGAAGAGTACATCAGCAGGTTGGCTCAAGATAAGGAAGAGATGAAG GTGAAATTACTGGAACTGCAGGATTTAGTGATGCGCCTGGTCAGGGAAAGGAATGAATGGTACAGCAAGTATGTAGCAGCTGCTCAAAACCCAGAGCTGCTAGCAGGCCAGAACGAAAGTGTACTTCCAGTGGAGAGGCGCATCGAACTGAATGCTACCGATGGAGAAG GGTTACGAGAAGTGAATTTATCAGACGAAGCAGAACAAGAGGCTGCTGCTCTTCACCAATCCAGTTTCTCCCCTATTGACACTAAAGCTGCTCAGCCAAGCCAAGACGACCCCACAGCAAAGCAAATAATGCAGCTTCTCAGAGAAATCCAGAACCCTCAGGAGAGGGTGGGCTCCTTGCTGGAAAACCCCTGCATTCCATTCTTCTACCGCGCCGATGAGAACGATGAGGTCAAAATCATGGTGGTTTAA
- the GOLGA2 gene encoding golgin subfamily A member 2 isoform X10, protein MADGSRQSKLAAAKKKLKEYQQKNSPGATAGAKKKRKTKEGSRPETPTNDDRQSPENIHEAEDHKNALDENRSLSSTESLRQLSEQLNGLVSQSTSYVNGESAISSTNIKEMETRYQELAVALDSSNLTNKQLITKIEELKQQNQEAMNQLEKEKKEFEQKFSKEQAALREQLQVHIQTIGILVSEKSELQTALGHTQQAARQKSGEAEDLAARLQSSRQRVSELERTLSSISMQQKQSEKHNKELVKERDNLKLELYKHSKGSEEIKQQNSELSEKLRSLVSENSAMKLDMEDLHKKLEMAELMIQQFSNQSGNLDVNQQLQMALEERASLETQIAQLSESLHQLQTERDQYVEKLKEEGSIWQQRVQQLAEQVHTMAEEKEKHMAQIRELEANVTELLSKSVKPMDIEPSSPAGPTEAELSLQEEIQRLQQEKEELHGQYQAQVRDNEQLSHLNREQEERLLELEKAVQRYNEESVDRQQILENIQSDKATISRALSQNRELKEQLAELQNGFVRLTNENMEVTSALQSEQHVKKELAKKLGQLQENLGELKETLELKTQEAQALQEQRDQYYSHLQQYTVAYQQVAAEKEELHKQYLLQTQLMDRLQHEEVQGKVTVEMHLKELQQTKESLEAVAKENKELQAQISQLAAELDDKMLHRLEGDGVESEAMTEEIQKPSLVIPEKFESHEEMVAFLMSAMSQVEKEREDMRQQLAAQKQQCRSLLQQIAALRQEQQHNVLSGDSTMDTVPVEVHEALKTAMEKLQSRFTDLMREKADLKERLEELEHRCIQLSGETDTIGEYIALYQSQRAILKQRHQEKEEYISRLAQDKEEMKVKLLELQDLVMRLVRERNEWYSKYVAAAQNPELLAGQNESVLPVERRIELNATDGEGLREVNLSDEAEQEAAALHQSSFSPIDTKAAQPSQDDPTAKQIMQLLREIQNPQERVGSLLENPCIPFFYRADENDEVKIMVV, encoded by the exons ATGGCGGacggcagcaggcagagcaagcTGGCGGCGGCCAAGAAGAAG ctgaagGAATATCAGCAGAAGAATAGCCCTGGAGCAACTGCGGGAGCCAAGAAAAAACGAAAAACTAAAGAAGGAAGTAGGCCCGAGACTCCCACAAATGATGACAGACAGTCTCCAGAGAAC ATTCATGAAGCTGAGGAtcataaaaatgctttggaTGAGAACAG GTCTCTCTCGTCAACAGAAAGTCTCCGCCAGTTGTCTGAACAACTCAATGGCCTGGTTTCTCAG tctACATCATACGTGAATGGGGAAAGTGCTATTTCTTCCACAAATATTAAGGAAATGGAA ACACGTTACCAGGAGCTGGCAGTAGCCCTAGATTCCAGCAATCTAACTAACAAACAGCTCATTACAAAGATAGAGGAATTG AAACAACAGAACCAAGAAGCAATGAATCAGCTGGAGAAG gaaaagaaggagtTTGAACAGAAGTTTTCTAAAGAGCAAGCAGCACTGAGGGAACAGCTACAG gtTCATATCCAGACGATTGGAATTCTGGTTTCTGAGAAGTCTGAGTTGCAGACAGCCCTTGGACATACTCAACAAGCTGCACGGCAGAAATCAG GAGAAGCTGAAGACCTTGCTGCTCGTTTACAGTCATCTCGCCAGAGGGTGTCAGAGCTAGAACGCACTTTGTCCTCCATCTCTATGCAGCAAAAACAGTCAGAGAAG catAATAAAGAGTTAGTGAAGGAGCGAGACAACCTGAAACTAGAACTGTACAAACACAG cAAGGGCAGTgaggaaataaagcagcaaaactcGGAACTGTCAGAGAAACTCCGCTCCCTGGTTTCTGAGAACTCAGCTATGAAGTTGGATATGGAGGACTTGCATAAGAAACTGGAAATGGCTGAGCTGATGATTCAGCAG TTCTCTAATCAGTCAGGGAATCTGGATGTAAACCAGCAGTTGCAGATGGCACTGGAGGAGAGGGCAAGCCTGGAAACCCAGATTGCTCAG CTCTCGGAGTCGCTTCACCAGCTCCAGACAGAAAGAGATCAGTATGTAGAGAAACTGAAGGAAGAGGGGAGCATTTGGCAGCAGCGAGTACAGCAGCTCGCTGAGCAG GTCCACACAatggcagaggagaaggagaagcatATGGCCCAAATTCGAGAGCTAGAAGCCAATGTTACAGAGCTGTTAAGCAAATCAG TAAAACCCATGGATATTGAGCCTTCCTCACCAGCAGGGCCTACAGAAGCTGAGTTGAGTCTGCAGGAAGAGATCCAgcggctgcagcaggagaaggaggaactGCATGGGCAATACCAGGCCCAGGTCCGGGACAACGAGCAACTGAGCCACCTCAACCGGGAGCAGGAGGAGCGGCTGCTGGAGCTCGAGAAGGCCGTGCAGCGCTACAACGAGGAGTCTGTGGACAGACAGCAGATCCTGGAGAACATACAGAGTGACAAGGCCACAATCAGCAGGGCACTGAGCCAAAATCGGGAGCTGAAGGAACAGCTGGCTGAACTGCAGAATGGGTTTGTCAGACTG ACAAACGAAAACATGGAGGTTACAAGTGCCCTACAGTCAGAGCAACATGTAAAGAAGGAGTTGGCCAAGAAGCttgggcagctgcaggagaaccTGGGGGAGCTCAAAGAGACA CTGGAACTGAAAACACAGGAGGctcaggctctgcaggagcagcgggACCAATACTACAGCCACTTACAACAGTATACTGTGGCATACCAGCAAGTGGCTGCTGAGAAGGAGGAGCTGCACAAACAGTACTTGCTTCAGACACAGCTTATGGATCGGCTGCAGCATGAGGAAGTTCAGGGGAAGGTGACAGTGGAAATGCACCTGAAGGAACTGCAGCAGACCAAG GAAAGTCTGGAAGCTGtagctaaggaaaacaaagagctgCAAGCTCAGATCAGTCAGTtagcagcagagctggatgACAAGATGTTGCACAGACTAGAAG GAGATGGAGTTGAAAGCGAAGCAATGACTGAGGAAATCCAAAAACCTTCATTAGTGATCCCAGAGAAGTTTGAAAGCCATGAAGAAATG GTTGCTTTCTTGATGTCTGCCATGTCTCAAGTGGAAAAGGAGCGAGAAGATATGAGGCAGCAACTGGCTGCTCAGAAACAGCAGTGCAGAAGCCTCTTGCAGCAAATAGCAGCTCTTCGGCAGGAGCAGCAACATAATGTGCTGAGTGGAG ATTCCACCATGGATACTGTTCCAGTGGAGGTTCACGAGGCTTTGAAAACTGCCATGGAGAAACTACAG TCCCGTTTCACAGATCTGATGCGTGAGAAAGCTGATCTGAAGGAACGGCTAGAAGAGTTAGAACATCGCTGCATACAGCTGTCTGGGGAAACAGACACCATTG GGGAGTATATTGCATTATACCAGAGTCAAAGGGCTATCCTCAAACAGCGGCACCAGGAGAAAGAAGAGTACATCAGCAGGTTGGCTCAAGATAAGGAAGAGATGAAG GTGAAATTACTGGAACTGCAGGATTTAGTGATGCGCCTGGTCAGGGAAAGGAATGAATGGTACAGCAAGTATGTAGCAGCTGCTCAAAACCCAGAGCTGCTAGCAGGCCAGAACGAAAGTGTACTTCCAGTGGAGAGGCGCATCGAACTGAATGCTACCGATGGAGAAG GGTTACGAGAAGTGAATTTATCAGACGAAGCAGAACAAGAGGCTGCTGCTCTTCACCAATCCAGTTTCTCCCCTATTGACACTAAAGCTGCTCAGCCAAGCCAAGACGACCCCACAGCAAAGCAAATAATGCAGCTTCTCAGAGAAATCCAGAACCCTCAGGAGAGGGTGGGCTCCTTGCTGGAAAACCCCTGCATTCCATTCTTCTACCGCGCCGATGAGAACGATGAGGTCAAAATCATGGTGGTTTAA
- the GOLGA2 gene encoding golgin subfamily A member 2 isoform X12 has product MADGSRQSKLAAAKKKLKEYQQKNSPGATAGAKKKRKTKEGSRPETPTNDDRQSPENIHEAEDHKNALDENRSLSSTESLRQLSEQLNGLVSQSTSYVNGESAISSTNIKEMEKQQNQEAMNQLEKEKKEFEQKFSKEQAALREQLQVHIQTIGILVSEKSELQTALGHTQQAARQKSGEAEDLAARLQSSRQRVSELERTLSSISMQQKQSEKHNKELVKERDNLKLELYKHSKGSEEIKQQNSELSEKLRSLVSENSAMKLDMEDLHKKLEMAELMIQQFSNQSGNLDVNQQLQMALEERASLETQIAQLSESLHQLQTERDQYVEKLKEEGSIWQQRVQQLAEQVHTMAEEKEKHMAQIRELEANVTELLSKSAVKPMDIEPSSPAGPTEAELSLQEEIQRLQQEKEELHGQYQAQVRDNEQLSHLNREQEERLLELEKAVQRYNEESVDRQQILENIQSDKATISRALSQNRELKEQLAELQNGFVRLTNENMEVTSALQSEQHVKKELAKKLGQLQENLGELKETLELKTQEAQALQEQRDQYYSHLQQYTVAYQQVAAEKEELHKQYLLQTQLMDRLQHEEVQGKVTVEMHLKELQQTKESLEAVAKENKELQAQISQLAAELDDKMLHRLEGDGVESEAMTEEIQKPSLVIPEKFESHEEMVAFLMSAMSQVEKEREDMRQQLAAQKQQCRSLLQQIAALRQEQQHNVLSGDSTMDTVPVEVHEALKTAMEKLQSRFTDLMREKADLKERLEELEHRCIQLSGETDTIGEYIALYQSQRAILKQRHQEKEEYISRLAQDKEEMKVKLLELQDLVMRLVRERNEWYSKYVAAAQNPELLAGQNESVLPVERRIELNATDGEGLREVNLSDEAEQEAAALHQSSFSPIDTKAAQPSQDDPTAKQIMQLLREIQNPQERVGSLLENPCIPFFYRADENDEVKIMVV; this is encoded by the exons ATGGCGGacggcagcaggcagagcaagcTGGCGGCGGCCAAGAAGAAG ctgaagGAATATCAGCAGAAGAATAGCCCTGGAGCAACTGCGGGAGCCAAGAAAAAACGAAAAACTAAAGAAGGAAGTAGGCCCGAGACTCCCACAAATGATGACAGACAGTCTCCAGAGAAC ATTCATGAAGCTGAGGAtcataaaaatgctttggaTGAGAACAG GTCTCTCTCGTCAACAGAAAGTCTCCGCCAGTTGTCTGAACAACTCAATGGCCTGGTTTCTCAG tctACATCATACGTGAATGGGGAAAGTGCTATTTCTTCCACAAATATTAAGGAAATGGAA AAACAACAGAACCAAGAAGCAATGAATCAGCTGGAGAAG gaaaagaaggagtTTGAACAGAAGTTTTCTAAAGAGCAAGCAGCACTGAGGGAACAGCTACAG gtTCATATCCAGACGATTGGAATTCTGGTTTCTGAGAAGTCTGAGTTGCAGACAGCCCTTGGACATACTCAACAAGCTGCACGGCAGAAATCAG GAGAAGCTGAAGACCTTGCTGCTCGTTTACAGTCATCTCGCCAGAGGGTGTCAGAGCTAGAACGCACTTTGTCCTCCATCTCTATGCAGCAAAAACAGTCAGAGAAG catAATAAAGAGTTAGTGAAGGAGCGAGACAACCTGAAACTAGAACTGTACAAACACAG cAAGGGCAGTgaggaaataaagcagcaaaactcGGAACTGTCAGAGAAACTCCGCTCCCTGGTTTCTGAGAACTCAGCTATGAAGTTGGATATGGAGGACTTGCATAAGAAACTGGAAATGGCTGAGCTGATGATTCAGCAG TTCTCTAATCAGTCAGGGAATCTGGATGTAAACCAGCAGTTGCAGATGGCACTGGAGGAGAGGGCAAGCCTGGAAACCCAGATTGCTCAG CTCTCGGAGTCGCTTCACCAGCTCCAGACAGAAAGAGATCAGTATGTAGAGAAACTGAAGGAAGAGGGGAGCATTTGGCAGCAGCGAGTACAGCAGCTCGCTGAGCAG GTCCACACAatggcagaggagaaggagaagcatATGGCCCAAATTCGAGAGCTAGAAGCCAATGTTACAGAGCTGTTAAGCAAATCAG CAGTAAAACCCATGGATATTGAGCCTTCCTCACCAGCAGGGCCTACAGAAGCTGAGTTGAGTCTGCAGGAAGAGATCCAgcggctgcagcaggagaaggaggaactGCATGGGCAATACCAGGCCCAGGTCCGGGACAACGAGCAACTGAGCCACCTCAACCGGGAGCAGGAGGAGCGGCTGCTGGAGCTCGAGAAGGCCGTGCAGCGCTACAACGAGGAGTCTGTGGACAGACAGCAGATCCTGGAGAACATACAGAGTGACAAGGCCACAATCAGCAGGGCACTGAGCCAAAATCGGGAGCTGAAGGAACAGCTGGCTGAACTGCAGAATGGGTTTGTCAGACTG ACAAACGAAAACATGGAGGTTACAAGTGCCCTACAGTCAGAGCAACATGTAAAGAAGGAGTTGGCCAAGAAGCttgggcagctgcaggagaaccTGGGGGAGCTCAAAGAGACA CTGGAACTGAAAACACAGGAGGctcaggctctgcaggagcagcgggACCAATACTACAGCCACTTACAACAGTATACTGTGGCATACCAGCAAGTGGCTGCTGAGAAGGAGGAGCTGCACAAACAGTACTTGCTTCAGACACAGCTTATGGATCGGCTGCAGCATGAGGAAGTTCAGGGGAAGGTGACAGTGGAAATGCACCTGAAGGAACTGCAGCAGACCAAG GAAAGTCTGGAAGCTGtagctaaggaaaacaaagagctgCAAGCTCAGATCAGTCAGTtagcagcagagctggatgACAAGATGTTGCACAGACTAGAAG GAGATGGAGTTGAAAGCGAAGCAATGACTGAGGAAATCCAAAAACCTTCATTAGTGATCCCAGAGAAGTTTGAAAGCCATGAAGAAATG GTTGCTTTCTTGATGTCTGCCATGTCTCAAGTGGAAAAGGAGCGAGAAGATATGAGGCAGCAACTGGCTGCTCAGAAACAGCAGTGCAGAAGCCTCTTGCAGCAAATAGCAGCTCTTCGGCAGGAGCAGCAACATAATGTGCTGAGTGGAG ATTCCACCATGGATACTGTTCCAGTGGAGGTTCACGAGGCTTTGAAAACTGCCATGGAGAAACTACAG TCCCGTTTCACAGATCTGATGCGTGAGAAAGCTGATCTGAAGGAACGGCTAGAAGAGTTAGAACATCGCTGCATACAGCTGTCTGGGGAAACAGACACCATTG GGGAGTATATTGCATTATACCAGAGTCAAAGGGCTATCCTCAAACAGCGGCACCAGGAGAAAGAAGAGTACATCAGCAGGTTGGCTCAAGATAAGGAAGAGATGAAG GTGAAATTACTGGAACTGCAGGATTTAGTGATGCGCCTGGTCAGGGAAAGGAATGAATGGTACAGCAAGTATGTAGCAGCTGCTCAAAACCCAGAGCTGCTAGCAGGCCAGAACGAAAGTGTACTTCCAGTGGAGAGGCGCATCGAACTGAATGCTACCGATGGAGAAG GGTTACGAGAAGTGAATTTATCAGACGAAGCAGAACAAGAGGCTGCTGCTCTTCACCAATCCAGTTTCTCCCCTATTGACACTAAAGCTGCTCAGCCAAGCCAAGACGACCCCACAGCAAAGCAAATAATGCAGCTTCTCAGAGAAATCCAGAACCCTCAGGAGAGGGTGGGCTCCTTGCTGGAAAACCCCTGCATTCCATTCTTCTACCGCGCCGATGAGAACGATGAGGTCAAAATCATGGTGGTTTAA